The Falco peregrinus isolate bFalPer1 chromosome 9, bFalPer1.pri, whole genome shotgun sequence genome includes a window with the following:
- the SCRT2 gene encoding transcriptional repressor scratch 2 yields the protein MPRSFLVKKLKAEAFPAAGAPAPPYAPLEPPYALPGPAAGDGYLQHCLAPAGYDTDKKQGLPPPPPDPAYAPSHEEYSDPESPQSSFSARYFNGEAAVTDSYSMDAFFITDGRSRRRSESQRRGSHRHSCPECGKTYATSSNLSRHKQTHRSLDSKMARKCPTCGKAYVSMPALAMHVLTHNLKHKCDVCGKAFSRPWLLQGHMRSHTGEKPFGCSHCGKAFADRSNLRAHMQTHSAFKHYKCKQCEKTFALKSYLNKHYESACFKGSEHSCAIGN from the exons atGCCCCGCTCCTTCTTGGTGAAGAAGCTGAAGGCGGAGGCGTTCCCGGCCGCCGgggcccccgcgcccccctACGCCCCCCTGGAGCCCCCCTACGcgctgcccggccccgccgccggcgaTG GGTacctccagcactgcctggcacCAGCTGGCTACGACACTGACAAGAAGCAAGgtctgccaccaccaccaccagaccCAGCCTACGCACCCAGCCATGAGGAGTACAGCGACCCCGAGAGCCCCCAGTCCAGCTTTTCTGCCCGCTACTTCAATGGGGAGGCAGCAGTGACGGACAGCTACTCCATGGATGCCTTCTTCATCACAGACGGGAGGTCACGCAGGCGCAGCGAGAGTCAGCGCCGTGGCAGCCACCGTCACTCCTGCCCTGAGTGTGGCAAGACCTACGCCACCTCCTCCAACCTCAGCCGGCACAAGCAGACCCACCGCAGCCTGGACAGCAAGATGGCGAGGAAATGCCCCACCTGCGGCAAGGCTTACGTCTCCATGCCTGCCCTGGCCATGCACGTCCTCACCCACAACCTCAAGCACAAGTGCGACGTGTGCGGCAAAGCCTTCAGCcggccctggctgctgcagggccacATGCGCTCACACACCGGGGAAAAGCCCTTCGGTTGCTCCCACTGCGGGAAAGCCTTCGCCGACCGCTCCAACTTGCGTGCCCACATGCAGACCCACTCTGCCTTCAAGCACTACAAGTGCAAGCAATGTGAGAAGACCTTCGCCCTCAAGTCGTACCTCAACAAGCACTACGAGTCCGCCTGCTTCAAGGGCTCCGAACACAGCTGTGCAATAGGGAACtag
- the SLC52A3 gene encoding LOW QUALITY PROTEIN: solute carrier family 52, riboflavin transporter, member 3 (The sequence of the model RefSeq protein was modified relative to this genomic sequence to represent the inferred CDS: deleted 1 base in 1 codon), with protein sequence MALLTHLLACTFGTGSWVAINGLWVELPLLVTVLPEQWDLPSYITIIIQMANVGPLFVTLMHRFRPGLLNEVAVIYVVVSVGVVACLLLAFLWQYTTLIAERPHSTAFLILTFFLALVDCTSSVTFLPFMMQLQPQYLTTFFIGEGLSGLIPALIALGQGSGISSCANITRVVNNTTGNETVENTVFQLETRYLPANFSTLLFFLLMTVMMLACLLAFFFLTRQPKVWELSQQQLFPSNIMLSSFDQISDEGPGSRLSGGCPCPKDAKGPRDILSEKVSYPPAKLTFIYLLIAWVSALTNGVLPSVQSYSCLPYGNTAYHLAATLSSMANPLACIVAMVLPSRSLALLGTLTMAGTGFGAYNMAIAVMSPCPLLQQSQWGDATIVISWVLFTGTLSYVKVMAGVILRSCSHSALVWYGAVEQLGSLLGALLMFPLVNVYGFFKSADYCSLQCPT encoded by the exons ATGGCGCTGCTCACCCATCTCCTCGCCTGCACCTTCGGCACGGGCTCCTGGGTGGCCATCAACGGGCTGTGG GTCGAGCTGCCACTGCTGGTGACAGTGCTGCCAGAGCAGTGGGACCTGCCCTCCTACATCACCATCATCATCCAGATGGCCAATGTGGGGCCGCTCTTCGTCACCCTTATGCACCGCTTTCGGCCCGGCTTGCTGAATGAGGTGGCTGTTATCTACGTGGTCGTGTCCGTGGGTGTTGTGGCCTGCTTGCTCCTGGCCTTCCTCTGGCAGTACACAACCCTCATTGCCGAGAGGCCCCACAGCACTGCCTTCCTCATCCTCACCTTCTTCCTGGCCCTGGTGGACTGCACCTCCTCCGTCACCTTCCTGCCCTTCAtgatgcagctgcagccccagtaCCTGACCACCTTCTTCATAGGTGAAGGGCTCAGCGGGCTGATCCCTGCTCTCATTGCCCTGGGACAGGGCTCGGGCATCTCCAGCTGTGCCAACATCACCCGCGTGGTCAATAACACCACCGGCAACGAGACCGTGGAGAACACAGTTTTCCAGCTGGAGACCCGCTACCTCCCAGCCAACTTCTCCaccctcctcttcttccttctcatgACTGTAATGATGCTGGCCTGCTTGTTGGCCTTCTTCTTCCTCACCAGACAGCCCAAGGTGTGGgagctctcccagcagcagctgtttcccAGCAACATCATGCTGAGCTCATTTGACCAGATCTCCGATGAGGGACCTGGCTCGCGGCTGAGCGGAGGCTGCCCATGCCCAAAGGATGCCAAGGGGCCCAGGGACATCCTGTCAGAGAAGGTCTCCTACCCCCCAGCCAAGCTCACCTTCATCTACCTCCTCATCGCTTGGGTGAGCGCACTGACAAATGGGGTCCTGCCATCTGTGCAGTCCTACTCCTGCCTGCCCTATGGCAACACCGCTTACCACCTCGCAGCCACGCTCAGCTCCATGGCCAACCCGCTTGCCTGCATCGTGGCCATGGTCCTGCCCAGCAG gtccctggccctgctgggcaCCCTCACCATGGCGGGGACAGGCTTTGGTGCCTACAACATGGCCATCGCAGTGATGAGTCCCTGCCCACTCCTTCAGCAGTCCCAGTGGGGCGATGCCACCATC GTTATCTCCTGGGTGCTCTTCACCGGGACGCTCTCCTACGTGAAGGTGATGGCCGGGGTGATCCTGCGGAGCTGCAGCCACAGTGCACTGGTGTGGTACGGGGCAGTGGAGCAGCTGGGCTCCCTCCTTGGTGCCCTGCTCATGTTCCCCCTCGTCAACGTCTATGGCTTCTTCAAATCCGCCGACTACTGCAGCCTGCAGTGCCCGACGTGA
- the FAM110A gene encoding protein FAM110A, with protein sequence MPIEALQAGDAMKGVTVTAPFTSAMPIRILRKGPAYFRRRTEPGAGKPSAVERLEADKAKYVKSQRVASTKQEPVKPLLLKQPLFTPGVRRAVLTSSRRAPPGLHRTEAGSPKTSLDLEILNNLINLCDSPFPKAESPLGREHKWRVEAPAALGDGADGAGKPLESPAAAKPPGSMAVRRVDVRPCGAPRGQVTLVPASPVPGGLPAAPARSSPTRPESARRQPLLHRSKSDLSDRLSRATADLERFFNYCGLDPEEVQDMGAERFARASSDIVSLKFHSVSTASSEGGRSPPSTATPEGRPAERVPYGISIIERNARVIKWLYGLRQAREPEQVSNV encoded by the coding sequence ATGCCCATCGAGGCACTGCAAGCTGGTGATGCCATGAAGGGGGTGACGGTGACGGCGCCCTTCACCTCGGCCATGCCCATCCGCATCCTTCGCAAGGGTCCTGCGTATTTCCGCCGGCGCACCGAGCCAGGTGCTGGGAAGCCCAGCGCAGTGGAGAGGCTGGAGGCCGACAAAGCCAAGTACGTGAAGAGCCAGAGGGTCGCCAGCACCAAGCAGGAGCCAGTGAAGCCACTGCTGCTCAAGCAGCCCCTCTTCACCCCAGGGGTGCGCCGGGCTGTGCTCACCTCCAGCCGAAGGGCACCCCCAGGGCTGCACCGCACCGAGGCTGGCAGCCCGAAGACCTCCCTTGATCTGGAGATCCTGAACAACCTCATCAACCTCTGCGACAGCCCTTTCCCCAAGGCAGAGAGCCcgctgggcagggagcacaaGTGGAGGGTGGAAGCGCCAGCGGCACTGGGTGATGGGGCGGATGGTGCCGGCAAGCCACTGGAGAGCCCCGCTGCTGCCAAGCCCCCTGGCAGCATGGCTGTGCGGAGGGTGGACGTCCGTCCCTGCGGGGCTCCACGGGGCCAGGTGACACTGGTGCCTGCATCCCCTGTCCCAGGcgggctgcctgcagccccggcACGGAGCTCACCCACCCGCCCCGAGAGTGCCCGCCGGCAGCCCCTGCTGCATCGCTCCAAGTCGGACCTGAGCGATCGGCTTTCGCGGGCCACTGCTGACCTGGAGCGCTTCTTCAACTACTGCGGCCTCGACCCTGAGGAGGTGCAGGACATGGGCGCCGAGCGCTTTGCCCGTGCCAGCTCTGACATCGTGTCCCTCAAGTTTCACAGCGTGAGCACGGCCAGCTCGGAGGGCGGCCGCTCaccacccagcactgccacgcCAGAGGGCCGGCCAGCTGAGCGCGTGCCCTACGGCATCTCCATCATCGAGCGTAACGCCCGTGTCATCAAGTGGCTGTATGGGCTGCGCCAGGCCAGGGAGCCTGAGCAGGTCTCCAATGTGTAG